In the genome of Oceaniferula marina, one region contains:
- a CDS encoding tyrosine-type recombinase/integrase: protein MEKVALAEAGAGEDKGSRIAAIVAQVAEEARKGILNAVSARKAVSEILKISTGEDMPEYTIRTWTAEWLKRKEGKTESTMRAYRTHTAHFLKWLEDRADNTLESLTVADMRKYRQWLLNGAGGKNKASNTTTKQKMKVVSSIYIKAMAEGLTNFNPTAALEPLEETEKLERKPFSPKEVDLLTHAAPSEEWKGIIIMGAFTGLRLTDCALLTWQDIKLNKGVIVTTPRKTKRKKTIVTIPIHPTLLEFLQNQPTPIDSTTHVFPTLAKSTGAGRNGLSVQFTNIMKKAGVSRGKSINTGGRTMYERSFHSLRHTLTSWLADSNVSPEIRMQILGHKSEDVHAIYTHLDDVTLKTAMNSIPELKAN, encoded by the coding sequence ATGGAAAAAGTGGCTCTGGCAGAGGCGGGGGCAGGAGAAGACAAAGGAAGCAGAATCGCCGCCATCGTGGCACAAGTGGCAGAAGAGGCGCGCAAAGGAATCCTCAACGCAGTAAGTGCCAGAAAAGCGGTCTCTGAAATCCTCAAAATATCAACGGGGGAAGATATGCCCGAATATACGATTCGAACATGGACTGCGGAATGGCTGAAAAGAAAGGAGGGCAAAACAGAATCTACCATGCGAGCTTACAGAACTCATACAGCTCATTTCCTCAAGTGGCTCGAAGATAGAGCCGATAACACACTAGAGAGCCTCACCGTAGCTGACATGAGAAAATACCGACAATGGCTACTCAACGGAGCCGGAGGGAAGAACAAAGCCAGTAACACTACCACAAAGCAAAAAATGAAGGTGGTTTCATCCATCTACATTAAGGCCATGGCCGAGGGGCTCACCAACTTTAATCCGACAGCCGCCCTGGAGCCACTTGAAGAAACCGAAAAACTAGAACGCAAGCCGTTCAGCCCAAAAGAAGTCGATTTACTTACCCACGCAGCACCATCTGAAGAATGGAAAGGTATCATCATTATGGGAGCATTCACGGGCTTACGCCTGACCGATTGTGCACTACTCACCTGGCAAGATATTAAACTCAACAAAGGCGTGATCGTCACAACACCCAGAAAAACCAAACGCAAAAAAACGATTGTAACTATTCCCATTCACCCCACCCTTTTGGAGTTCCTACAAAACCAGCCTACGCCGATCGATTCAACAACCCACGTATTCCCGACTCTGGCAAAGTCCACAGGAGCCGGTCGAAATGGCTTGAGTGTTCAATTCACCAACATCATGAAAAAAGCAGGGGTTAGTCGCGGCAAATCGATAAACACTGGAGGGCGTACTATGTATGAACGAAGCTTCCACAGCCTCAGGCATACACTGACAAGTTGGCTTGCCGATTCGAACGTTTCCCCAGAAATCAGAATGCAGATTCTCGGGCACAAGTCCGAAGATGTTCACGCTATCTACACGCATCTAGACGACGTCACGCTCAAAACGGCCATGAATAGCATCCCCGAACTTAAAGCAAATTAA
- a CDS encoding CHC2 zinc finger domain-containing protein produces the protein MNIHIEALKEHLPTYLERRLPDRIKNRHSRGIQFQCPFHGEDKHPSCCANNAKGTWLWHCFTCHKNGSIFDLHGHLEGIAPMSQKSIQGVANQVGYDLPDLAPLTTPEKLEVIAQKRKSEVIFRRRNLATQKQTSINAALRSCRDSLFARYLSPQWRYNLWDNSPITLHDPLVSPFEFVRNLFEPDDIIWMGAPFDSGRSKHKSHFKPSSEWLKLEILPPRIAAGVFSPNCISRSLENVAKQKFIVIESDELIGHKPTTELERLKNKEMSCALIIYMRDILGFNLRAVIDTSHRSLHGWFDRPGAGEMEALTQLAQGLGIDTSVLTKADSLPLRLPGAIHEKTNQRATLLWLNLKK, from the coding sequence ATGAACATACATATCGAAGCTCTCAAAGAGCACTTACCAACCTATCTAGAAAGACGGCTGCCAGATCGGATCAAAAACAGACACAGCCGAGGAATTCAATTTCAATGCCCGTTTCACGGTGAGGATAAACACCCATCGTGTTGCGCAAACAACGCAAAAGGCACATGGCTCTGGCATTGTTTTACCTGCCATAAAAACGGCTCTATTTTTGACCTTCACGGACACCTTGAAGGGATTGCCCCCATGAGTCAAAAATCCATTCAAGGAGTCGCTAATCAAGTGGGCTACGATCTCCCCGATCTAGCACCTCTTACGACACCTGAGAAACTTGAAGTGATTGCCCAAAAGCGCAAATCAGAAGTCATCTTCAGACGAAGGAATCTAGCTACTCAAAAGCAAACATCCATTAATGCTGCCTTGAGGTCATGCCGTGACTCACTTTTCGCCCGGTATCTATCTCCACAATGGCGATATAATCTATGGGACAACTCCCCCATCACACTCCATGACCCGTTAGTATCCCCCTTCGAATTCGTTCGAAACTTATTCGAACCCGATGATATCATATGGATGGGTGCACCTTTCGACTCGGGGAGATCAAAACATAAAAGCCATTTCAAACCCTCCTCTGAATGGCTCAAATTGGAAATATTACCACCAAGAATCGCAGCCGGAGTATTTTCGCCTAATTGTATCTCTCGATCGCTAGAAAACGTAGCGAAACAAAAATTTATCGTAATCGAAAGCGACGAACTAATTGGTCACAAGCCAACCACTGAGCTAGAAAGGTTAAAGAATAAAGAGATGTCCTGCGCACTCATTATCTACATGCGGGATATTTTAGGCTTCAACCTCCGCGCTGTAATAGACACCAGTCACCGATCTCTTCATGGCTGGTTTGATCGGCCTGGAGCTGGTGAAATGGAAGCTCTTACACAGCTTGCTCAAGGTCTTGGCATTGATACAAGTGTCCTCACAAAGGCTGACTCGTTACCATTAAGACTGCCAGGAGCCATTCATGAGAAAACCAACCAACGAGCCACCTTACTTTGGCTTAACCTCAAAAAATAG
- a CDS encoding DUF3987 domain-containing protein yields the protein MRDSTVSRPLSPVQQLAQEIEKSAGTLDEYSEPPLRPFPTGKLPRIMRDMVRETSKASLTPECLAAINVIGAVSASIGAGYLINSGGDRTTSANLFILGIAQSGTGKGQAFSRIFKPFRDAEQQHNDRWRNHGHPKAESEINLIDEQIKEVKKEVKKQESQAEFNLLRDKLTKLQRRRDELSLELEKSPSFSVADVTREKLALSLSNQPGEALASLSPEARGVLSVLAGRYSSTGSSDEDIYLSSYSRESILIDRISRPATHLHNPTLSILWLIQPDAAARFGEKIEMVDSGLLPRFLLANTHAELEDEPEFPHKIDNSIADQWASLITGLLTNVRAKGDQPDHIPTARGVYNLMRDFTNQGRHQGRKNGDKADIAPFVARWGENCWRLVLVIHAGKYGPKAHRHPVSEETASSAIVIMQWFITEQITFLGEQRRLRRKTRMKKLAEILRDAGGDKTLRTLKKDNGFEPGEVKKIASQFSHCIRVEKIKTKGRPSEVAILQQNSNRQ from the coding sequence ATGCGAGATTCAACAGTAAGCAGACCGTTATCGCCGGTCCAGCAGCTCGCTCAGGAGATTGAAAAATCTGCAGGGACCTTGGATGAATATAGCGAGCCTCCTCTTCGGCCATTCCCCACCGGCAAATTACCCCGAATTATGCGGGACATGGTCAGAGAAACCAGCAAAGCATCCCTCACTCCGGAGTGCCTAGCTGCCATAAACGTAATAGGTGCAGTTTCCGCATCAATTGGTGCAGGGTATCTAATCAATTCCGGAGGAGATCGAACAACTTCAGCGAATTTATTTATTCTAGGAATAGCTCAAAGCGGAACAGGAAAAGGGCAAGCTTTTTCTCGAATTTTCAAACCATTCCGGGATGCTGAACAACAACATAACGATAGGTGGAGAAACCATGGCCACCCAAAAGCAGAGTCTGAAATCAACTTAATCGACGAGCAAATTAAGGAAGTCAAAAAAGAAGTCAAAAAACAAGAAAGCCAAGCCGAATTCAATCTGTTAAGGGACAAATTAACCAAGCTCCAGCGTCGTAGAGACGAGCTATCTCTGGAACTAGAAAAATCACCGTCATTTTCCGTAGCTGATGTCACACGCGAAAAACTGGCATTATCTTTATCAAACCAACCTGGCGAGGCTCTAGCCAGTTTATCACCAGAAGCTCGAGGTGTTCTCTCTGTTCTCGCTGGAAGATATTCCAGTACCGGCTCATCAGACGAGGACATCTACTTGTCCAGTTATAGTCGAGAATCCATCTTAATTGACCGCATTAGCCGACCAGCAACTCACCTTCACAATCCAACGTTAAGTATTCTATGGCTCATACAGCCCGATGCGGCAGCCAGGTTTGGGGAAAAAATCGAAATGGTCGACTCAGGATTACTCCCACGATTCCTACTAGCAAACACGCATGCCGAACTGGAAGATGAGCCTGAGTTCCCCCATAAAATCGACAATTCAATTGCTGACCAGTGGGCGAGCCTGATAACTGGGCTGCTGACCAATGTGCGAGCCAAGGGTGATCAGCCTGATCACATTCCTACTGCTAGAGGCGTCTATAATCTGATGAGGGACTTCACCAACCAGGGACGACACCAAGGCCGAAAGAATGGAGACAAAGCCGACATCGCCCCGTTTGTAGCACGGTGGGGTGAAAACTGCTGGAGATTAGTTCTCGTGATTCATGCCGGAAAATATGGCCCAAAAGCCCACCGCCACCCAGTATCTGAGGAAACAGCATCTAGCGCCATCGTCATCATGCAGTGGTTCATCACTGAGCAAATCACCTTCCTCGGAGAACAGCGCCGACTTCGACGTAAAACGAGGATGAAAAAGCTAGCTGAAATACTACGCGACGCAGGGGGAGACAAAACGTTGCGAACTCTAAAAAAGGATAACGGCTTCGAGCCTGGGGAGGTTAAAAAAATAGCTTCGCAATTTTCACACTGCATTAGAGTTGAAAAAATAAAAACCAAAGGACGTCCATCCGAGGTTGCCATATTACAGCAAAACTCAAACCGACAATAA
- a CDS encoding DUF932 domain-containing protein produces MNNVIALRQGNLVQEAARPIPFEVVENPPELNTDVRPKGLLCHCGAQVVDRQDLFEVITPNGTDTWYPIPHRNLLAEVENQLRETGFIIQGETHALTHDGARYFGVIQVSLPTRNEGDFNWVVGLRNSHDKSLPAGLVAGTQVLVCDNLCFNGEVKLSRKHTRFAMRDLRQLTARAVGQLGDKFRDLDQRVARYKQHYLPDRSAHDLVIRAVDCGAVTTSQVPAVLQEWRKPQHEAFLPRNGWSLFNAFTEVYKTVNPQTAVKRGQALHGLFDSQVALAS; encoded by the coding sequence ATGAATAACGTAATTGCATTAAGACAAGGAAACCTCGTGCAGGAAGCGGCACGTCCCATCCCGTTTGAGGTAGTCGAGAACCCACCTGAGTTAAACACTGATGTGCGCCCCAAAGGGTTGCTTTGTCACTGTGGTGCCCAGGTCGTTGACCGACAGGATCTCTTCGAGGTCATCACACCCAACGGTACTGACACATGGTATCCGATACCACATCGCAACCTACTTGCCGAGGTTGAGAACCAACTGCGTGAAACAGGCTTCATCATACAAGGTGAAACCCATGCACTGACACACGACGGGGCCCGATACTTCGGTGTCATCCAAGTGAGCTTGCCTACCCGGAATGAAGGTGACTTCAACTGGGTGGTGGGCTTGCGGAACTCGCACGATAAGTCGTTACCAGCAGGTCTCGTAGCCGGGACACAAGTCTTGGTTTGCGATAACTTGTGCTTTAACGGCGAGGTCAAACTGAGTCGTAAACACACGCGTTTTGCCATGCGTGATTTGCGGCAACTGACGGCACGTGCTGTAGGTCAGCTTGGTGACAAGTTCCGGGACCTGGATCAGAGAGTTGCTCGCTATAAGCAGCACTACCTTCCTGATAGATCTGCCCATGATCTCGTCATCCGGGCAGTTGATTGTGGAGCAGTCACCACAAGTCAGGTTCCTGCCGTGCTTCAGGAATGGCGCAAACCCCAGCATGAAGCATTCCTTCCTCGGAATGGTTGGTCACTGTTTAACGCCTTTACCGAGGTTTATAAAACAGTGAACCCGCAGACCGCAGTGAAACGTGGTCAGGCGCTGCATGGGCTGTTCGATAGTCAGGTGGCACTCGCCAGCTAG
- a CDS encoding helix-turn-helix domain-containing protein has translation MKNNGFSMRREWIRPAEVREIFGIGRTTLYALMKKGVIVNKSLKEPGQRAATRLINYDSISDYIEGLPE, from the coding sequence ATGAAAAACAATGGTTTTTCCATGCGCCGAGAATGGATTCGTCCAGCAGAGGTGCGTGAGATTTTTGGTATAGGAAGAACTACTTTGTATGCTCTGATGAAAAAAGGTGTGATCGTGAACAAGTCCCTGAAGGAGCCTGGACAACGAGCAGCAACTCGCCTCATCAACTACGACAGTATTTCAGACTATATTGAAGGTCTCCCTGAATAG
- a CDS encoding AAA family ATPase, producing MNLQKIEHEVSFDQLAGFDNYRQWIEPLVPLLESGDPLAPRGALLAGMPGTGKASCVLATAKLIGRPVIRYHPKGTKVSAIISELPDEPIILWLDEPDESCIELLRFLALQPDIGDKVLVMTTTSKPHMLPATFTGAAIFDRIWHLDLPDVSARAFLWDCLIGCVGGNPGKYDNVKLAQVSALFTPAEIEAVVRQAHAGVEKPPSEKKILAEIVRKTPCAALQDEETASVRYWARRTAESV from the coding sequence ATGAACCTACAAAAAATAGAACATGAAGTGAGCTTCGATCAGCTCGCGGGATTCGACAACTACCGTCAGTGGATCGAACCACTGGTGCCGTTGCTCGAATCCGGTGATCCGCTCGCACCCCGTGGCGCATTACTCGCCGGTATGCCCGGGACCGGGAAGGCAAGTTGTGTGCTGGCAACAGCCAAGTTGATTGGCAGACCAGTAATTCGTTACCATCCGAAAGGGACCAAGGTCTCAGCTATCATCAGTGAGCTACCCGACGAACCCATCATCTTGTGGCTTGATGAACCGGATGAAAGCTGCATCGAACTACTACGATTCCTGGCATTACAACCAGATATCGGGGACAAGGTGCTGGTGATGACCACGACAAGTAAACCACACATGCTGCCAGCGACGTTCACGGGTGCCGCGATCTTCGATCGAATCTGGCATCTTGATCTACCTGATGTCAGTGCCCGGGCGTTCCTATGGGACTGTCTCATAGGATGCGTGGGCGGGAATCCGGGGAAATATGACAACGTGAAATTGGCTCAGGTCTCGGCACTGTTCACGCCCGCCGAGATCGAGGCCGTCGTGAGGCAAGCTCATGCCGGGGTCGAGAAGCCTCCGAGTGAGAAAAAGATACTTGCCGAAATCGTACGGAAAACGCCTTGTGCTGCGTTGCAGGACGAGGAGACTGCCAGCGTCCGATATTGGGCACGGCGTACTGCTGAGAGCGTGTGA
- a CDS encoding helix-turn-helix domain-containing protein, giving the protein MNTAKKNQSTTHKPEWLRLAQATAIFGVGRSKLYELIKDGKVKSTSLRTRGQVKGTRLISYDSLSDYIEKSASQ; this is encoded by the coding sequence ATGAATACAGCAAAAAAGAATCAATCTACCACTCACAAGCCGGAGTGGCTTCGTCTTGCCCAAGCAACCGCAATATTTGGCGTAGGCCGCTCCAAGCTTTATGAGCTTATTAAGGACGGGAAAGTTAAGTCAACGTCTCTCCGGACACGTGGACAAGTAAAAGGAACCCGTCTAATCTCATACGACTCACTCTCGGATTATATCGAAAAATCAGCATCCCAATAA
- a CDS encoding DUF5131 family protein produces the protein MSDKTKIQWCDSTVNPIMGCHGCELFPKPAEVLKTIADAMNHAGADTTEKKIKAIYKQLIDDVFLHSENPNPGHTQKVTTSNIWHLRERFLDSVEKQHGKSVADEAKDAIRKSITCYAAILHLNKGANILDREGLRGNQVKPRQVKAGYAPVFEEITSFGGRAATIAGKKDLLGTYNKKTSWKHRLPRMIFVSDMGDALSRVADFPFLKADLMPAIQSEDGERHLWLWLTKCPSIMAKFAEEIGGFPPNVCAMTTLTGPDRTSLKRLADLKKVKASIKGLSIEPLWERIPPEQLDLEGIDWVILGGESGSGNLTRPFKLEWVDEMRRHCEKSGVAFFLKQLGAKPTRDGELIRLKDGHGGDWAEWDESLRVREFPQAFHDHRKDEMIKSSSPRPVEKKSKGKSIGSSITKEEEVEFRQQHKIVVKGVQAFWDLGQALSVIKSGKLWRAAGHKSWNAYCQSVAGMSRAHAHRLIGAASFMETFKTSPIGDVFPVNEAQVRPLLQLPDPEKQVSAWGTAVEQAGGDQPSAKEVKTVVFDILHPDGLPEKPRSRSEQRIQLFSRLKEATRKKRSWKQVEEMLDELEALL, from the coding sequence ATGTCTGATAAAACAAAAATACAATGGTGCGACAGTACCGTAAATCCGATCATGGGCTGTCATGGCTGCGAGCTGTTCCCGAAGCCAGCCGAAGTCCTCAAAACGATTGCCGATGCAATGAATCATGCGGGGGCCGATACCACTGAGAAGAAGATCAAGGCGATCTACAAGCAGCTTATTGATGATGTCTTCCTTCATTCAGAGAACCCGAACCCCGGGCACACTCAGAAGGTCACCACTAGCAATATATGGCACTTGCGCGAGAGGTTCCTGGATAGTGTCGAGAAACAACACGGCAAGAGCGTTGCGGACGAGGCTAAAGACGCCATCCGGAAATCCATCACCTGCTATGCGGCGATCCTGCATCTCAATAAGGGGGCTAACATACTCGACCGTGAGGGTCTCAGGGGGAACCAAGTCAAACCCCGGCAGGTCAAGGCAGGTTACGCTCCTGTCTTTGAGGAAATTACCTCTTTTGGAGGGCGGGCAGCGACCATAGCCGGGAAGAAGGATTTGCTTGGCACATACAACAAGAAGACCTCATGGAAACATCGATTGCCCCGGATGATCTTCGTTTCCGACATGGGTGATGCACTCAGCAGGGTTGCCGATTTTCCCTTTCTGAAAGCCGATCTCATGCCTGCCATTCAATCCGAAGATGGTGAACGTCATCTCTGGTTATGGCTGACCAAGTGTCCAAGTATCATGGCCAAGTTCGCTGAGGAAATAGGGGGCTTCCCTCCGAATGTCTGCGCCATGACCACTCTGACAGGCCCGGACCGAACCAGTCTGAAACGTCTGGCTGATTTGAAGAAGGTCAAGGCATCTATCAAAGGACTTTCCATTGAACCGCTCTGGGAGCGCATACCACCGGAGCAACTCGACCTTGAGGGGATCGACTGGGTCATACTCGGTGGTGAGTCCGGTTCCGGGAATCTGACTCGCCCGTTCAAGCTAGAGTGGGTTGATGAAATGCGCCGGCATTGCGAAAAAAGCGGAGTTGCCTTTTTTCTCAAACAACTGGGTGCGAAGCCCACCCGTGACGGGGAGCTTATCAGACTAAAGGATGGTCACGGAGGCGACTGGGCCGAGTGGGATGAATCCCTGCGCGTGCGTGAGTTCCCCCAGGCCTTCCATGACCACAGGAAAGACGAGATGATAAAGTCCAGCAGTCCGAGACCAGTAGAGAAGAAGTCCAAGGGAAAATCGATAGGCTCCTCAATCACCAAGGAAGAAGAGGTCGAGTTCAGGCAACAGCATAAGATCGTTGTCAAGGGTGTGCAGGCATTCTGGGATTTAGGGCAGGCGCTTTCCGTAATCAAATCGGGCAAGCTTTGGAGGGCGGCAGGTCACAAAAGTTGGAACGCATATTGCCAGTCGGTTGCAGGCATGTCCCGGGCACACGCTCACCGGCTTATTGGTGCTGCAAGTTTTATGGAGACATTCAAAACGTCACCAATTGGAGACGTTTTTCCGGTGAACGAAGCTCAGGTGCGACCACTTCTGCAGTTGCCAGATCCTGAAAAACAGGTGAGTGCATGGGGAACTGCCGTCGAACAGGCTGGTGGTGACCAACCCTCCGCGAAGGAAGTGAAAACAGTTGTCTTTGATATTTTACATCCTGATGGGCTTCCCGAAAAACCCAGATCAAGATCCGAACAACGGATCCAGCTGTTCTCCCGCCTCAAGGAGGCGACTCGGAAGAAGAGGTCGTGGAAGCAGGTGGAGGAAATGCTGGACGAACTTGAAGCCTTGCTGTGA
- a CDS encoding type I restriction endonuclease subunit R encodes MKKHTEARLEDAIIDSLCKGSGYVHVDYRDGEAKGRYDKARALDPVMVLDFIQKTQEKAWKSLRGIHDEEAGKVVLDHLCKELDTKGILKVLRQGFKCYGKKLRVAIFAPNNAMNPDTLALYDANVLSVTRQLYYSEENSNSLDLVLFINGLPVITAELKNPLSGQTVEHAKKQYKRDRDPRELIFKFKKRTLVHFAVDQDSVFMATRLSESKTYFLPFNLGNSGHAGNPVARDGGYRTAYLWCEVWQRDSLLDIFGRFMHLEVKEKRILTDSGAIKKITKETMIFPRYHQLDSVRKLVSSARNNGPGRNYLIQHSAGSGKSNSIAWLAHRLSSLHDVNDKRIFDSVIVVTDRRVLDQQLQNTISQFDHKKGVVEKIEEDTRQLVKALASGTPIVITTLQKFPFVSETLEKLREEDHPGIEISTREKNFAVIVDEAHSSQSGESAMELKGVLNADRIQEEAATYAADHGLDEDDDADHLAGVVREMMKRGKQSNLSFFAFTATPKYKTKKVFDEPGPSGESPFHLYTMRQAIEERFILDVLKNYVNYEAYYRIVLATENDKNVERKKAARALARILTLHPHNLAEKTKVIVEHFRTHVKHKIGGRAKAMVVTDSRLHAVRYKQAFDKYITDKGYTDVKSLVAFSGIVEDPDAPGKTWSEVSMNGGVKESELPEKFDTPEYQVLLVAEKYQTGFDQPFLHTMYVDKKLSGLQAVQTLSRLNRTCLGKEDTFVLDFRNKPEEIFNAFKPYYEETPAEELTDAQHLYRLQHQIEETGLIYEEEVSDFCSVYFKPRRKETVHDHSQMNGILDQAVERFKERPREEAEQVKTLLVNFRNMYAFLSQVIPYQDSDLEKLYTYLRFLLTKLPKRETGPAYHLDEEVELQYYRLQKISEGQIDLNAGEGNPLKGPSDVGTGQEDQEIRLSELIDILNERFGTEFTQADQLFFDQIQEEAVENEDLQKAASSNSKEDFRYVFEKAFEGLVIDRMEGNEEIFGKLMADGDFREIAVEHLLSKVYGSLKKRV; translated from the coding sequence ATGAAAAAACATACCGAAGCCCGACTCGAAGATGCTATTATCGACAGCCTCTGTAAAGGTAGTGGCTATGTTCATGTGGACTACCGTGATGGCGAAGCCAAGGGCCGCTACGACAAAGCACGCGCCCTTGATCCGGTCATGGTTTTGGATTTCATCCAGAAGACCCAAGAAAAAGCCTGGAAAAGTTTGCGAGGGATTCACGACGAGGAGGCGGGAAAAGTCGTCCTCGATCATCTTTGCAAGGAGCTGGATACCAAAGGGATTCTCAAAGTCCTGCGCCAAGGATTCAAGTGCTATGGAAAAAAGCTACGGGTGGCCATTTTTGCCCCTAATAATGCTATGAATCCGGATACTCTCGCTCTTTACGATGCCAACGTTCTCAGCGTCACTCGCCAACTGTATTATAGCGAAGAAAATTCCAATTCTCTCGACCTCGTTCTTTTTATTAACGGCCTGCCTGTCATTACCGCCGAGTTGAAGAATCCGCTCTCCGGCCAAACCGTTGAGCATGCCAAGAAGCAATACAAGCGCGATCGCGACCCGCGTGAACTGATTTTTAAGTTTAAGAAGCGTACCCTCGTGCATTTTGCCGTTGATCAAGACTCTGTCTTTATGGCGACTCGCCTGAGTGAGAGCAAAACTTACTTCCTGCCCTTTAACCTGGGCAATTCTGGCCATGCAGGAAATCCTGTCGCAAGGGACGGGGGATACCGTACAGCATACCTGTGGTGTGAAGTATGGCAGCGGGATAGTCTGCTTGATATTTTCGGTCGTTTCATGCATTTGGAGGTGAAGGAGAAGCGTATCCTCACCGACAGTGGCGCCATCAAGAAGATCACCAAGGAAACCATGATCTTTCCGCGCTATCACCAACTGGACAGTGTGCGCAAGCTTGTCTCCAGTGCCCGTAATAATGGACCTGGCCGCAACTACCTTATTCAGCACTCAGCTGGCTCGGGTAAATCTAATTCGATCGCCTGGCTGGCGCACCGCCTATCGTCACTGCATGATGTGAACGACAAGAGGATATTTGATTCAGTCATTGTCGTAACTGACCGCCGCGTTCTCGACCAACAGCTCCAGAATACAATCTCCCAATTTGATCATAAGAAGGGAGTTGTAGAAAAAATCGAGGAAGATACCCGCCAGCTGGTAAAAGCCCTGGCGAGCGGAACCCCCATTGTCATCACCACTCTTCAGAAGTTTCCGTTCGTCTCCGAGACTCTGGAGAAGTTGCGCGAGGAGGATCACCCCGGTATTGAGATTTCTACAAGGGAGAAGAATTTCGCCGTCATCGTTGACGAAGCCCACAGTTCTCAATCCGGTGAAAGTGCGATGGAGTTAAAGGGGGTTCTGAATGCCGACCGGATCCAAGAAGAGGCTGCTACTTATGCCGCTGATCACGGGTTGGATGAAGATGATGATGCTGATCACCTTGCCGGTGTCGTCAGGGAAATGATGAAACGAGGCAAGCAGTCAAATCTCAGTTTCTTCGCCTTTACCGCAACCCCGAAATACAAGACTAAGAAAGTTTTTGATGAGCCTGGACCCAGTGGTGAATCGCCCTTTCATTTATATACGATGAGGCAGGCAATCGAAGAGCGTTTTATCTTAGACGTGTTGAAGAACTACGTAAACTACGAAGCCTATTACCGGATCGTTTTGGCAACTGAGAATGATAAGAACGTCGAGCGAAAGAAGGCAGCTCGGGCGTTGGCGCGTATTCTCACTTTGCATCCGCACAATCTTGCGGAAAAGACGAAGGTCATCGTTGAGCACTTCCGGACACATGTTAAGCACAAGATTGGAGGGCGAGCCAAGGCAATGGTTGTTACAGATTCAAGACTTCATGCCGTTCGCTATAAACAAGCCTTTGATAAATATATTACGGATAAGGGATACACCGATGTGAAGTCTCTCGTCGCTTTCTCGGGTATCGTTGAAGATCCTGACGCTCCAGGTAAGACCTGGAGCGAAGTATCCATGAATGGAGGAGTTAAAGAAAGTGAACTTCCGGAAAAATTTGATACTCCAGAGTATCAAGTGTTACTAGTCGCGGAAAAATACCAGACAGGCTTCGACCAGCCTTTTCTTCATACAATGTATGTTGATAAGAAACTGTCCGGACTTCAAGCTGTTCAGACTTTATCACGGTTGAACCGCACCTGCTTGGGTAAAGAGGATACTTTTGTCCTCGATTTTCGTAATAAGCCCGAAGAGATCTTCAATGCATTTAAGCCTTACTATGAAGAAACACCTGCCGAGGAATTGACCGATGCTCAGCACCTTTATCGCTTGCAACATCAGATTGAGGAAACTGGCTTGATTTATGAAGAGGAGGTTAGTGACTTTTGTTCCGTTTATTTCAAACCCCGCCGTAAGGAGACTGTGCACGACCACTCCCAAATGAACGGCATCTTGGACCAAGCTGTTGAGCGCTTTAAAGAGCGGCCTAGAGAAGAAGCGGAGCAGGTCAAGACACTGCTAGTCAATTTTCGGAATATGTATGCCTTCCTATCGCAGGTAATTCCGTATCAAGACTCTGATCTAGAAAAACTATACACTTACCTACGTTTTCTTCTCACCAAATTGCCCAAGCGGGAAACTGGGCCTGCATACCACCTCGATGAGGAAGTCGAGTTGCAATATTACCGTTTGCAGAAAATTAGTGAAGGTCAGATCGACCTGAACGCGGGTGAAGGGAATCCTCTGAAAGGTCCTTCGGATGTCGGCACTGGACAAGAGGACCAAGAAATCCGCCTTTCAGAATTGATCGATATTTTAAATGAACGCTTCGGCACAGAGTTTACTCAGGCGGATCAACTTTTCTTTGATCAAATCCAGGAAGAGGCAGTTGAGAACGAAGATTTACAAAAGGCGGCATCCTCGAATTCCAAGGAAGATTTTCGCTACGTATTCGAAAAAGCCTTTGAAGGACTTGTTATTGACCGAATGGAAGGTAATGAAGAGATTTTCGGGAAGCTCATGGCTGATGGGGATTTCCGAGAAATCGCAGTAGAGCACTTACTATCTAAGGTATACGGGTCTCTTAAAAAGCGTGTATGA